One window from the genome of Tolypothrix sp. NIES-4075 encodes:
- a CDS encoding peptidoglycan-binding domain-containing protein: MVRVIPYLLHRPTLELGASREEVKQMQKILNQRLSELDTASSFPQNVAETGYFNQNTLVAVKYLQCLTFLPIDGIVGPKTWAFLCEGPASLPRLHVGTASSVVKAVQEALRYAGYYFGAVDGVFQQKTAAAVKDFQVSCQMTADGVINPQTWKALIKLDAHAKYCYVNMIDSCYEKHEHWDGSFSYVNWHN, from the coding sequence ATGGTGAGGGTAATTCCATATCTTCTCCACAGACCAACCCTAGAATTAGGTGCAAGTCGTGAAGAAGTCAAACAAATGCAAAAAATTCTCAATCAGCGGCTAAGTGAACTTGATACCGCATCGTCGTTTCCCCAAAATGTGGCGGAAACTGGCTATTTTAATCAAAACACTTTAGTTGCGGTTAAATACCTGCAATGCTTGACTTTTTTACCGATAGATGGGATTGTCGGACCAAAAACTTGGGCTTTCTTGTGTGAGGGACCCGCTAGCTTGCCACGCTTGCATGTTGGCACTGCTAGTTCAGTAGTTAAAGCTGTTCAGGAGGCACTAAGATACGCTGGTTACTACTTTGGTGCAGTCGATGGTGTCTTTCAACAAAAAACTGCTGCTGCTGTCAAAGATTTTCAAGTATCTTGCCAAATGACCGCCGATGGTGTGATTAATCCTCAAACCTGGAAGGCGTTAATCAAGTTAGATGCTCATGCGAAATACTGTTACGTTAACATGATTGACAGCTGTTATGAAAAGCACGAGCATTGGGACGGAAGTTTTTCTTACGTCAATTGGCATAATTGA
- a CDS encoding pyridoxamine 5'-phosphate oxidase family protein — MNNPENLTPTQRSQIKRLPQRGNYEQKVIYQILDEGLICHLGFTIDNQPFVIPTAYGRVEDQLYIHGSPASRMLRSLITGIEVCLTVTLLDGLVMARSAFHHSMNYRSVVIFGTASLVKDAEEKLEALRAFTEHVVPGRWAEVRQPSHQELQGTLVLSLPLAEASAKMRTGAPLDDEADYDLPVWAGVVPLQLVAGEAIADSRLQPGITPPTYIQNYTRVHINYAN, encoded by the coding sequence ATGAATAATCCAGAAAACCTAACTCCCACACAACGCAGCCAAATCAAACGACTACCCCAGCGCGGAAATTATGAACAGAAAGTTATCTATCAAATTTTAGATGAAGGCTTAATTTGTCATCTTGGATTTACAATAGATAATCAGCCGTTCGTCATTCCCACTGCTTATGGTCGCGTGGAAGACCAACTTTACATACACGGTTCACCAGCAAGTCGCATGTTGCGATCTTTAATTACTGGTATTGAAGTTTGCCTTACGGTCACCTTACTTGATGGACTGGTAATGGCGCGTTCAGCCTTCCATCACTCAATGAACTATCGTTCTGTAGTCATATTTGGTACAGCAAGCCTAGTAAAAGATGCCGAAGAAAAGCTAGAGGCTCTACGAGCTTTCACCGAGCATGTAGTACCCGGAAGATGGGCAGAAGTACGCCAACCCAGCCACCAAGAATTACAGGGAACCTTAGTACTATCACTTCCCCTAGCCGAAGCATCTGCCAAAATGCGGACTGGTGCGCCATTAGATGATGAAGCAGACTACGATTTGCCAGTGTGGGCGGGTGTTGTACCATTGCAATTAGTTGCTGGTGAAGCGATCGCTGATTCTCGTCTGCAACCAGGTATTACTCCACCGACTTATATACAAAATTACACTCGCGTGCATATCAATTATGCCAATTGA
- a CDS encoding GNAT family N-acetyltransferase, which produces MLTQRQIIIREAIPQEDLLIAQHFYQMWQDIGVLENAINPDWHDITLEYINMARRDLFYKGFVAEVDDVIIGSASCQIFAGLYPNVLKPEYRKPGYIWGVYVEPSYRRQGIAKQLTSIAVEYLKAIACTQVILNASPAGKPVYSSLNFSENNQMILNLVVSASAL; this is translated from the coding sequence ATGCTGACGCAAAGACAAATCATCATCAGAGAAGCAATACCCCAAGAAGACTTACTGATTGCACAGCACTTTTACCAAATGTGGCAAGATATTGGCGTTTTGGAAAATGCCATCAACCCAGATTGGCATGATATCACCCTTGAGTATATCAACATGGCGCGTCGAGATTTGTTTTATAAAGGCTTTGTTGCAGAAGTTGATGATGTAATTATTGGCTCTGCGAGTTGTCAAATATTTGCGGGTTTATACCCAAATGTTCTCAAACCAGAGTACCGCAAACCCGGATACATTTGGGGCGTTTACGTCGAACCATCTTACCGCAGACAAGGCATAGCCAAACAATTAACTAGCATAGCAGTTGAGTATTTGAAGGCGATCGCCTGCACCCAAGTAATTCTCAATGCCTCACCAGCAGGTAAACCAGTTTACTCAAGTCTTAATTTCTCAGAAAACAATCAAATGATACTTAATCTCGTAGTGAGCGCTTCAGCGCTCTAA
- the pdxR gene encoding MocR-like pyridoxine biosynthesis transcription factor PdxR, giving the protein MDLAITLDNNSRLPLHQQLYQELRLCILNGRLSPGGRIPSTRSLAKSLGISRTTVTQSYEQLLCEGYLETVVGSGTFVCAQLPDDLLRSTPIESAGKITRPPVKLNQYAIILSNTENVPRIAEVNAQINFRYGRPAFEQFPIKLWRRLLGRYCSSNLNWLDYSIDPLGYKGLREAIAFYLSSRAVKCEANQVLITNGTQQALDLIVRLLITPGDTIALEDPGYLSARLIFQTKGAKLLPIAVDESGLLVKELTNYTNEPIRLVYVTPSHQFPTGATLSLPRRLELLAWAQQTGAMIIEDDYDSEYRYGDRPIPALQGLDRSDSVLYSGTFSKVLFPGLRIGYLVLPKSLVALFARAKWLSDRHLPILEQQVLADFITEGHLERHIRKMRELYDRRRQVLVKALKINFGEKATILGEKAGIHLMVQLHTQHSDEEIIQRAAKVGIAMMSAAPQYLTPHRTGEFIFGYGELNSHQLSEGIRRLAEIIS; this is encoded by the coding sequence ATGGATTTAGCTATAACGCTTGACAACAATTCCCGTTTACCATTACATCAGCAGCTTTACCAAGAATTGCGATTGTGCATCCTCAATGGAAGATTATCGCCTGGGGGACGGATTCCTTCTACGCGATCGCTTGCAAAATCTCTGGGAATTTCTCGTACTACTGTCACCCAAAGTTATGAACAACTACTTTGCGAGGGTTATTTAGAAACTGTTGTGGGTTCTGGTACGTTTGTCTGCGCTCAACTTCCAGATGATTTGTTGCGTTCAACACCGATTGAGTCTGCTGGAAAAATTACTCGTCCACCAGTCAAGTTAAATCAGTATGCAATCATTTTATCTAATACAGAGAATGTCCCTAGAATTGCTGAAGTAAATGCCCAAATTAACTTTCGCTACGGACGACCGGCTTTTGAGCAATTTCCGATTAAGTTGTGGCGTCGGCTACTTGGGCGTTATTGTAGCTCTAATTTGAATTGGTTGGACTATTCAATAGATCCTTTGGGTTATAAAGGGTTGCGAGAAGCGATCGCTTTTTATCTATCTTCCCGCGCTGTGAAGTGCGAAGCAAATCAAGTGCTAATTACTAACGGTACGCAGCAAGCACTCGATTTAATTGTTCGTTTGTTGATTACGCCAGGTGATACGATCGCACTTGAAGATCCAGGTTATCTCAGCGCTCGGTTAATCTTTCAGACTAAAGGTGCGAAACTTTTACCGATTGCTGTGGATGAGTCAGGTTTGCTAGTTAAAGAACTGACAAATTATACAAACGAACCGATTCGGCTGGTTTACGTGACACCTTCTCATCAATTCCCCACCGGCGCAACTTTATCTCTACCACGTCGCTTGGAATTACTCGCTTGGGCGCAGCAAACTGGGGCGATGATTATTGAAGATGATTATGATAGCGAGTATCGTTATGGCGATAGACCGATTCCGGCTTTGCAAGGATTGGATCGCAGTGATTCAGTATTATATAGTGGTACTTTTTCCAAAGTGCTGTTTCCTGGCTTGCGGATTGGTTATTTAGTGCTGCCAAAAAGCTTAGTTGCTTTATTTGCCCGTGCAAAGTGGTTAAGCGATCGCCATTTACCAATATTAGAACAGCAAGTGCTTGCAGACTTCATTACCGAAGGACATTTAGAACGTCACATCAGAAAAATGCGCGAACTTTACGATCGCCGTCGTCAAGTTCTCGTCAAAGCCTTAAAAATTAACTTTGGAGAAAAGGCTACAATTTTAGGCGAAAAAGCGGGAATTCATTTAATGGTACAGTTACACACTCAGCATAGCGATGAAGAGATAATTCAACGTGCTGCAAAAGTTGGTATCGCGATGATGTCTGCTGCTCCTCAGTATCTCACACCGCATCGCACAGGTGAATTTATCTTTGGCTACGGTGAACTCAATTCCCACCAGTTATCTGAGGGAATTCGCAGATTAGCTGAGATAATTTCGTAG
- a CDS encoding NADPH:quinone reductase, translated as MSITLEPQTIKIMKAAWYERLGNPQEVLNIGELEIPQPDAGEVRVRVYASGVNPSDVKQRSGWGGLKMRHPRVIPHNDGAGIIDAVGEGVSSQRIGDRVWIYEATLAHPFGTAAEYVVVPSENAVLLPDNTEFAAGACLGVPAMTAHNCVFKDGAVSGQTILVTGGAGAVGNYAIQLAKWGGAKVITTVSSPQKAEIASASKADYVINYKTEDVAARIKEITDNKGVDRVVDVDFASNLEINLAVVKRNGIIATYASDSNKEPQIPFYSLVYKNITVHYVLVYVMTKEAHQKAAKDITTCLKAGLHHVIAQRFPLSQIAAAHEMIESGQAVGNLVVEIV; from the coding sequence ATGAGCATAACCCTTGAACCTCAAACAATAAAAATTATGAAAGCAGCATGGTATGAGCGACTTGGCAATCCTCAAGAAGTACTAAATATTGGTGAACTAGAAATTCCTCAACCAGATGCCGGCGAAGTCCGCGTGCGAGTGTACGCTTCTGGTGTCAATCCATCGGATGTCAAACAGCGGAGTGGCTGGGGTGGGCTAAAAATGCGACATCCACGGGTAATTCCCCACAATGACGGAGCCGGGATAATTGACGCAGTAGGAGAAGGCGTATCTTCTCAAAGGATAGGCGATCGCGTTTGGATTTATGAAGCAACTTTGGCGCATCCATTTGGAACAGCTGCAGAATATGTAGTTGTACCGAGCGAAAATGCAGTTTTATTACCCGATAATACCGAGTTTGCTGCCGGCGCTTGTTTAGGTGTTCCAGCAATGACGGCACATAATTGCGTCTTCAAAGATGGTGCAGTAAGTGGACAAACAATCCTCGTGACTGGTGGTGCAGGTGCAGTTGGTAACTATGCAATTCAACTGGCAAAATGGGGTGGTGCAAAGGTGATTACCACCGTTAGTTCACCGCAGAAAGCGGAAATAGCTAGTGCGTCGAAAGCAGATTATGTGATTAACTATAAAACAGAAGATGTCGCCGCTCGAATTAAAGAAATAACAGATAATAAAGGTGTTGATCGAGTTGTTGATGTGGACTTTGCCAGTAATTTAGAAATTAACTTGGCAGTGGTGAAGCGTAATGGAATTATTGCCACCTATGCGTCTGATTCAAATAAAGAACCGCAGATACCTTTTTATTCTTTAGTCTACAAAAATATCACGGTTCATTACGTGCTAGTCTATGTAATGACGAAAGAAGCACATCAGAAAGCCGCAAAAGACATTACAACTTGTTTAAAAGCTGGATTGCATCATGTAATTGCTCAACGTTTTCCCTTATCGCAAATTGCCGCTGCACATGAAATGATCGAAAGCGGACAAGCTGTTGGTAACTTGGTTGTGGAGATTGTATAA
- a CDS encoding 2-isopropylmalate synthase has translation MNNNDLRIIIFDTTLRDGEQCPGATLNIDEKLAIAKQLARLGVDVIEAGFAFASPGDFQAVSKIAETVGTENGPVICSLARAIKADIEAAASALKPAAKGRIHTFISTSDIHLEYQLRKSRSEVLAIAEEMVAYAKSFMADVEFSPMDAVRSDPEYLYQVLERAIAAGATTVNIPDTVGYTTPSEFGALIKGIKENVPNIDSAIISVHGHNDLGLAVANFLEAVKNGARQLECTINGIGERAGNASLEELVMALHVRRQYFNPFLGRPIESEESLTNIDTRQIYKTSRLVSNLTGMLVQANKAIVGANAFAHESGIHQDGVLKNKLTYEIMDAQLIGLADNQIVLGKHSGRNAFRTRLKELGFELSESELNKAFVRFKEVADKKKEISDWDLEAIVNDEIQQAPDLFRLELVQVSSGDRARPTATVTLRTPEGEELTDAAIGTGPVDAVYKAINRVVNVPNQLIEFSVQSVTEGIDALGEVTIRLRYESQVFAGHAANTDIIVASAQAYVNALNRLYAYLQQSQKQEQVTAQQI, from the coding sequence ATGAACAACAACGATCTTAGAATTATCATTTTTGATACGACCCTGCGAGATGGTGAGCAGTGTCCGGGTGCGACTTTGAATATAGACGAAAAGCTGGCGATCGCCAAGCAGCTAGCCCGTCTTGGGGTAGATGTCATCGAAGCGGGTTTCGCTTTCGCAAGTCCTGGAGATTTTCAGGCAGTGAGCAAAATCGCAGAAACTGTCGGCACAGAAAATGGTCCGGTAATTTGTAGTTTGGCAAGAGCGATTAAAGCGGATATTGAAGCTGCCGCATCCGCATTAAAACCAGCCGCTAAAGGCAGAATTCACACATTTATTTCCACCTCTGATATCCATTTAGAGTATCAGCTCAGAAAGTCACGCTCAGAAGTATTGGCGATCGCCGAAGAAATGGTAGCTTATGCCAAAAGCTTCATGGCAGATGTAGAATTTTCGCCGATGGATGCTGTGCGTTCCGATCCAGAATATCTTTACCAAGTATTAGAGCGAGCGATCGCTGCTGGGGCAACAACAGTTAACATTCCTGACACAGTGGGTTATACTACCCCCAGCGAATTTGGAGCGTTAATTAAGGGAATTAAAGAAAATGTCCCCAACATCGATAGCGCGATTATTTCCGTTCACGGACATAATGATTTAGGCTTGGCAGTTGCTAACTTCCTAGAAGCTGTGAAAAATGGCGCAAGGCAGTTAGAATGCACCATCAACGGAATTGGTGAACGTGCAGGAAATGCCTCGCTAGAAGAATTAGTTATGGCTTTGCATGTGCGACGACAATATTTTAATCCGTTCTTAGGAAGACCAATAGAATCCGAAGAATCACTGACAAATATTGACACTCGTCAAATTTACAAAACATCGCGCTTAGTTTCTAATTTGACGGGAATGTTAGTGCAAGCAAATAAAGCAATAGTCGGCGCAAATGCTTTTGCTCACGAGTCTGGAATTCACCAAGATGGTGTGCTAAAAAACAAGCTCACCTATGAAATTATGGATGCCCAATTGATTGGATTGGCAGACAATCAAATCGTTTTGGGTAAACATTCAGGCAGAAACGCTTTCCGTACTCGGTTGAAAGAATTGGGCTTTGAACTTTCAGAAAGCGAGTTAAATAAAGCGTTTGTTAGGTTCAAAGAAGTAGCCGATAAAAAGAAAGAAATTTCCGATTGGGATTTGGAAGCGATTGTTAATGATGAAATTCAACAAGCACCCGATTTGTTTAGATTAGAGTTGGTGCAAGTTTCTAGTGGCGATCGCGCTCGTCCCACCGCAACTGTCACCCTCCGCACCCCAGAAGGTGAAGAATTAACTGACGCAGCGATCGGTACAGGTCCTGTAGATGCGGTTTATAAAGCAATTAACCGCGTCGTTAACGTCCCAAATCAGTTAATTGAGTTTTCTGTACAATCGGTAACAGAAGGCATTGATGCACTTGGGGAAGTAACCATCCGCTTACGGTATGAATCTCAAGTATTTGCCGGACATGCGGCGAATACAGACATCATAGTTGCCTCGGCTCAAGCTTACGTAAATGCACTGAATAGATTGTATGCTTATTTGCAGCAATCCCAGAAGCAAGAACAGGTAACAGCCCAGCAAATTTGA
- a CDS encoding LabA-like NYN domain-containing protein, whose product MGSPMNRLSIFVDGNNMFYAQQKNGWFFDPRRVLEYFRNEHHETALINAFWYTGLKDPQDQRGFRDALISLGYTVRTKILKEYYDDSSGRYSQKANLDIEIVVDMFNTVEQYDRVVLFSGDGDFERAIELLRGKNTYITVVSTEGMIARELRNATDRYIDLNDIRDKIEKTEG is encoded by the coding sequence ATGGGTTCTCCAATGAATCGTCTATCTATTTTTGTAGATGGAAACAATATGTTCTATGCTCAACAAAAAAATGGCTGGTTTTTTGATCCACGACGCGTCTTAGAATATTTTAGAAACGAGCATCACGAAACAGCCTTAATCAATGCCTTTTGGTACACTGGCTTAAAAGACCCACAAGATCAGCGAGGGTTTAGGGATGCTCTAATCAGTTTGGGATATACAGTCAGAACTAAAATTCTGAAAGAATATTATGATGATTCCTCTGGTCGTTATTCACAAAAAGCAAATTTAGATATAGAAATTGTTGTAGATATGTTTAATACAGTAGAACAATACGACCGAGTAGTTTTATTTAGTGGCGATGGAGATTTTGAAAGAGCAATAGAATTATTAAGAGGAAAAAATACTTATATAACAGTAGTATCCACAGAAGGTATGATAGCCAGGGAGTTACGTAATGCTACTGATAGATATATAGATTTGAACGATATCCGGGATAAAATAGAAAAAACAGAAGGTTAA